In Leptospira selangorensis, the following are encoded in one genomic region:
- a CDS encoding DUF2721 domain-containing protein, with protein MLSSLIGTEILAGMITPAVLISASASLIFSTANRLGRIFDRVNLLKNEIEGVVDGKLSFPEERQAYLRRQLKIQKKRANLIQRSMAALYTATLFFVSSSLSLGIIVAISSPASWIATGLALVGGIFLFIASSLLLYESRYNLNFIQGQIEFAEFLEDKVEKKSDDPSSKR; from the coding sequence ATGCTTTCTTCTTTGATCGGAACGGAAATTTTAGCTGGTATGATTACTCCGGCCGTTTTGATCTCGGCCAGTGCTAGTTTGATTTTTTCTACCGCGAATCGTTTAGGTAGAATATTCGATCGAGTTAATTTACTTAAAAATGAGATAGAAGGTGTCGTGGACGGAAAACTTTCTTTTCCGGAAGAACGACAAGCATATCTCAGAAGACAATTAAAGATCCAAAAGAAAAGAGCAAATCTGATCCAAAGATCTATGGCAGCGCTTTATACTGCGACTTTGTTCTTTGTTTCTTCCAGCTTAAGTTTGGGGATTATCGTAGCGATATCAAGTCCTGCTTCTTGGATTGCTACCGGACTTGCATTGGTAGGCGGAATTTTTTTGTTTATCGCAAGTAGTCTTTTGCTGTACGAAAGCCGTTATAATTTGAATTTTATCCAAGGCCAGATAGAATTTGCGGAATTTCTGGAAGATAAAGTGGAGAAGAAGTCCGACGATCCTTCTTCCAAAAGATAG
- a CDS encoding YqgE/AlgH family protein, whose translation MENGFSGKVLISNSSIVTDYFNRTVILMVEHDQSGAFGLVLNKKMDVALSEVIQGIPEGIDGSSPIYSGGPVDPTFVSILHDNPKLKQPGIEVIPGVFLARSFEALVELLEHPDKTKFNVYQGYSGWGAAQLEGEMERKSWVVHDPNAEWIFTEDPETTWQEALKSKGGLYKYFVEHTKDPMLN comes from the coding sequence ATGGAAAACGGATTCAGCGGAAAAGTATTAATCTCTAATTCATCTATCGTTACGGATTATTTTAATCGTACAGTGATCCTAATGGTGGAACACGATCAATCAGGTGCATTCGGTCTTGTACTGAATAAAAAAATGGATGTTGCATTAAGCGAAGTGATCCAAGGAATTCCGGAAGGAATAGACGGTTCGTCTCCGATCTATTCCGGAGGTCCTGTAGATCCTACATTTGTTTCCATTCTTCATGATAATCCTAAATTAAAACAGCCTGGGATTGAAGTTATCCCTGGTGTGTTTCTTGCCAGAAGTTTCGAAGCCCTGGTGGAATTATTAGAACATCCTGATAAAACAAAGTTTAACGTATACCAAGGATATTCCGGTTGGGGAGCTGCCCAATTAGAAGGTGAGATGGAACGTAAATCTTGGGTGGTTCACGATCCGAATGCAGAGTGGATCTTTACAGAAGATCCTGAAACAACTTGGCAAGAAGCCTTAAAAAGCAAAGGTGGATTGTATAAGTATTTCGTGGAACATACAAAAGATCCAATGTTAAACTAG